From Armatimonadota bacterium, the proteins below share one genomic window:
- a CDS encoding SCO family protein: MARGVVPLVACLAVAACQGPPRFRAEVVDPPRPVPDLVARDHRGRVFRTAEQRGYVVVYFFGYTHCPDVCPGTLAKWKRAQEKLGEDARRIRWVFVTVDPERDTARKVAEYLGLFSPDFLGLVGTEESLRPFYRAFGVLYEKVPQPGSAVGYLVGHTAFVPVVDVLGRWRLRFNFGTSVDDYVHDLRLLLGEAGQTRRGGVER; this comes from the coding sequence ATGGCGCGCGGTGTGGTGCCGTTGGTAGCGTGCCTGGCGGTGGCGGCGTGTCAGGGCCCGCCGCGGTTCCGGGCAGAGGTGGTGGATCCGCCCCGACCCGTGCCGGACCTCGTGGCCCGCGACCACCGGGGCAGGGTGTTCCGCACCGCGGAACAACGGGGGTACGTGGTGGTGTACTTCTTCGGGTACACCCACTGCCCGGACGTCTGCCCGGGCACGCTGGCTAAGTGGAAGCGGGCGCAGGAGAAGCTGGGGGAGGATGCCCGGAGGATCCGGTGGGTGTTCGTGACCGTGGATCCCGAGCGGGACACTGCCCGGAAGGTGGCGGAGTACCTGGGCCTGTTTAGCCCGGACTTCCTCGGGCTGGTGGGCACCGAGGAGTCCCTTCGACCCTTTTACCGGGCCTTCGGGGTTTTGTACGAGAAAGTGCCTCAACCTGGAAGCGCCGTGGGGTATCTGGTAGGGCACACCGCCTTCGTGCCCGTGGTGGACGTACTGGGGCGGTGGCGGCTGCGGTTCAACTTCGGAACCTCCGTGGACGACTACGTCCACGACCTCCGGTTGCTCCTGGGGGAAGCGGGACAGACCCGACGAGGAGGTGTTGAACGATGA
- a CDS encoding vitamin K epoxide reductase family protein, which produces MNVKSRPPSWPLALLAAAGFLLSGYLWFATGGVELPLCPAGGGCQVVQSSPYAYLFGVPLPVYGLVYYGTLLVLSGWGTDPALRWQLARLVSAAGSAASVVFLGVQRFVLQTFCPLCVLSALLSFALFGLSWWYGQQGLRWPQPAVAAVAVLAFVLGGYAVSERQRAAGTYAEGLAKHLARTGAVFYGAYWCPHCAEQKRLFGTAARYLPYVECDPRSPEGNPRACETAGVRAYPTWVIQGRRYEGVLTLEELARRSGYPPP; this is translated from the coding sequence GTGAACGTCAAGAGCCGTCCCCCCAGCTGGCCCCTGGCGCTGCTGGCCGCGGCGGGGTTTTTGCTGAGCGGGTACCTGTGGTTCGCCACCGGCGGAGTGGAGCTACCGCTCTGCCCCGCCGGTGGCGGCTGCCAGGTGGTGCAGAGCAGCCCCTACGCATACCTCTTCGGTGTGCCGCTTCCTGTCTACGGGCTGGTGTACTACGGGACCCTCCTGGTGCTCTCGGGATGGGGCACAGATCCCGCGCTTCGGTGGCAGCTCGCGCGCCTCGTCTCCGCCGCGGGGTCCGCGGCCTCTGTGGTGTTTCTAGGCGTGCAGCGCTTCGTGTTGCAGACTTTCTGCCCTCTGTGCGTGCTGTCCGCCCTCCTGTCCTTCGCCCTCTTCGGCCTGAGCTGGTGGTACGGCCAGCAGGGGCTGCGCTGGCCGCAACCGGCGGTGGCGGCGGTGGCGGTGCTGGCCTTCGTGCTGGGCGGCTACGCGGTCTCCGAGCGGCAGAGGGCGGCCGGTACATACGCGGAGGGACTCGCCAAGCACCTGGCCCGCACGGGAGCTGTGTTCTACGGAGCTTACTGGTGCCCGCACTGCGCGGAGCAGAAGCGCCTGTTCGGAACCGCGGCCCGTTACCTCCCCTACGTGGAGTGCGATCCCCGCTCGCCGGAGGGAAATCCCCGGGCGTGTGAGACCGCGGGGGTGCGTGCCTACCCTACCTGGGTCATCCAGGGCCGCCGGTACGAGGGGGTCCTCACCCTGGAGGAACTGGCGAGGCGATCGGGGTATCCGCCGCCGTGA
- a CDS encoding copper resistance protein CopC, with protein MRRVVFSLLWLAFGIGLAAESAWAQVRCLSSFPASGASYEVPPDRVILWMSEPVDPQLSAFLVASRDGRRVEGPVRISADGRRVEVSLRPLAPGVYLVVYRAATLVGGHVSTGFFLFGVKEPVPAPELSWGVRIVRWAGAGSAVLATAWGTPVLAVAAVAAAAAEWVWVSTGLLGTSLASLWRAGLLWPLVGGTEAGWGMLLSAPVAAAWLLPRRGLASLLRAAAAVGIGFVAALVALAGGPLEFLGSAHAVVLFLMVAVYAVGGLVALAVVGATGVRLPEPGWSTPVLGALLLAASALRLADSPWEFLGAWAIGGALTVLLRIGRRPESKDRVRAR; from the coding sequence GTGAGAAGGGTGGTTTTCTCCCTCCTCTGGCTGGCCTTCGGGATCGGGCTCGCGGCAGAGTCCGCCTGGGCTCAGGTGCGATGCCTGAGTTCCTTCCCCGCATCCGGAGCCTCCTACGAGGTCCCTCCGGATCGGGTGATCCTGTGGATGAGCGAGCCCGTGGATCCCCAGTTGAGCGCCTTTCTGGTAGCCTCCCGGGACGGCCGGAGGGTTGAAGGCCCGGTGCGGATCTCCGCGGACGGGCGTCGGGTGGAGGTGAGCCTACGGCCGCTTGCGCCCGGGGTGTACCTGGTGGTCTATCGGGCCGCCACGCTGGTGGGCGGCCACGTGAGCACGGGGTTTTTCCTGTTCGGCGTAAAGGAGCCCGTTCCCGCTCCCGAGCTTTCGTGGGGAGTGCGGATCGTCCGATGGGCGGGAGCCGGAAGCGCGGTGCTTGCCACGGCGTGGGGCACTCCGGTACTGGCAGTGGCGGCGGTGGCGGCCGCGGCCGCGGAGTGGGTTTGGGTCTCCACCGGCCTCCTCGGAACCTCCCTCGCCTCCCTGTGGCGGGCAGGGCTCCTATGGCCGCTTGTGGGTGGAACTGAGGCAGGCTGGGGGATGCTGCTCTCGGCCCCTGTGGCTGCGGCGTGGCTGCTGCCCCGTCGGGGTCTTGCTTCCCTCTTGCGGGCCGCGGCCGCAGTAGGAATCGGGTTCGTAGCAGCCCTGGTGGCCCTGGCCGGCGGTCCTCTGGAGTTTCTGGGCTCCGCGCACGCGGTGGTCCTCTTCCTCATGGTGGCGGTGTATGCGGTGGGGGGGCTTGTGGCCTTGGCGGTGGTGGGTGCGACGGGGGTTCGCCTCCCGGAGCCCGGCTGGTCCACCCCCGTGCTCGGAGCCCTGCTCCTCGCCGCCTCAGCCCTGCGTCTGGCCGACTCCC
- a CDS encoding ABC transporter ATP-binding protein, which produces MLDVERVCAGYGKVQVVWEVSVRVDEGEVVAVLGPNGAGKTTLLNAITGHLRPTAGRIAFRGEPITGREPHRIAEMGIAYVPQGGGLFPDMTVLENLELGAFSPAAWKARRDRLEWVFQLFPVLKDRRRQLVRSLSGGERQMTAIARALMARPRLLILDEVSWGLAPRVVAEVFQLVRQLRASGVTVLLVEQSVQQALETADRAYVMENGRIVLEGTREELLDSELIRTAYLGL; this is translated from the coding sequence ATGCTGGACGTGGAGCGCGTGTGCGCGGGGTACGGGAAGGTACAGGTGGTGTGGGAGGTGTCCGTTCGGGTGGACGAGGGAGAGGTGGTGGCCGTCCTCGGCCCCAACGGCGCGGGAAAGACAACCCTCCTGAATGCCATCACGGGACACCTCCGTCCCACGGCGGGCCGGATCGCATTCCGGGGGGAGCCCATTACGGGACGGGAACCGCACCGGATCGCGGAGATGGGAATCGCGTATGTGCCGCAGGGGGGTGGTCTGTTCCCGGACATGACGGTGCTGGAGAACCTGGAGCTGGGGGCGTTTTCCCCTGCCGCGTGGAAGGCCCGGCGGGATCGCCTGGAGTGGGTGTTCCAGCTGTTCCCCGTGCTGAAGGATCGCCGGCGGCAACTGGTGCGTAGCCTCAGCGGAGGAGAGCGACAGATGACGGCCATCGCCCGTGCCCTCATGGCGCGCCCGCGGCTGCTCATCCTGGATGAGGTCTCCTGGGGACTCGCGCCTCGGGTGGTGGCCGAGGTGTTTCAGCTGGTGCGGCAGCTGCGGGCAAGCGGCGTGACTGTGCTGTTGGTGGAGCAGAGCGTCCAGCAGGCCCTGGAGACCGCGGACCGGGCATACGTCATGGAGAACGGGCGGATCGTCCTGGAGGGAACCCGGGAGGAACTTCTGGATAGCGAGCTGATCCGAACCGCCTACCTCGGCCTATAG
- a CDS encoding copper chaperone PCu(A)C — protein MRTVAVLVALGLAVGLAQAQQTPVEIKNPWARPGNRGGNSAVYLEIRNHQPHPDRLVAAGTDVAEAVELHETRTEGGMHRMQRVGSIEVPANGQVALRPGGLHVMLIRLNTDLRVGDRFPLILRFERAGRIIAEVVVREQSAGGEHR, from the coding sequence ATGAGGACGGTGGCGGTTCTCGTAGCTCTCGGGCTGGCCGTGGGTCTGGCACAGGCCCAGCAGACGCCGGTGGAGATCAAGAACCCGTGGGCGCGCCCTGGAAATCGTGGAGGCAACAGCGCGGTCTATCTGGAGATCCGCAACCACCAGCCGCACCCGGACCGCCTGGTAGCCGCAGGCACCGATGTGGCGGAGGCGGTGGAGCTGCACGAGACCCGCACGGAAGGCGGCATGCACCGGATGCAGAGGGTAGGGTCCATCGAGGTCCCCGCCAACGGCCAGGTGGCATTGCGACCGGGAGGATTGCACGTGATGCTCATCCGGCTGAACACCGACTTGCGGGTGGGTGACCGGTTCCCGCTGATCCTGCGGTTCGAGCGGGCGGGCCGGATCATCGCGGAAGTGGTGGTGCGCGAGCAGTCGGCCGGGGGGGAACACCGGTGA